The proteins below come from a single Alphaproteobacteria bacterium genomic window:
- the tatC gene encoding twin-arginine translocase subunit TatC, producing MTDDGIGSIGAKIWPHIIELRQRFIYCVFAFLIVFVACYLYAAKIYGFLVKPLADIMSQSPGDARKMIYTGLTEAFFTYVKVSFWAAFFICFPFFLIQIWLFIAPGLYKDERKEILPFLIVTPLLFICGGAFVYYFIFPMAWSFFLSFETPQMTIQSAVPIMLEAKVSEYLSLVMTLILAFGFSFELPVILVLLMRIGILDVSSLIKMRRYAIVLIFIIAAILTPPDIISQIALAIPLLFLYEVSIVIGKLQAKKQR from the coding sequence ATGACGGATGATGGCATTGGATCTATTGGTGCGAAAATTTGGCCACATATTATTGAATTGCGTCAAAGATTTATCTATTGCGTTTTTGCTTTTTTGATTGTTTTTGTTGCCTGTTATCTCTATGCAGCTAAGATTTATGGATTTTTGGTAAAGCCTTTAGCTGATATTATGAGTCAGAGTCCAGGCGATGCCCGTAAAATGATCTATACGGGTCTAACAGAAGCCTTTTTTACTTACGTAAAGGTTTCCTTTTGGGCGGCTTTTTTCATTTGTTTTCCTTTCTTTTTGATTCAAATCTGGCTCTTTATTGCCCCAGGGCTCTATAAGGATGAGCGAAAAGAAATTCTGCCTTTTCTCATTGTAACACCCCTTTTGTTTATATGCGGCGGGGCTTTTGTTTATTATTTCATTTTCCCGATGGCATGGTCATTCTTTTTGAGTTTTGAAACGCCTCAGATGACAATACAAAGCGCAGTTCCAATCATGCTTGAGGCAAAAGTGAGTGAGTATCTTTCTTTGGTAATGACGTTGATTTTGGCCTTTGGATTCAGTTTTGAATTGCCTGTCATCCTTGTTCTTTTAATGCGCATTGGTATTTTAGACGTGAGTTCTTTGATTAAGATGCGCCGCTATGCCATTGTTTTAATTTTCATAATTGCTGCCATTTTAACCCCACCGGATATTATTAGCCAGATTGCTTTGGCGATTCCTTTACTCTTTTTGTACGAAGTCTCAATTGTGATTGGAAAGCTCCAGGCAAAAAAGCAAAGATGA
- a CDS encoding twin-arginine translocase TatA/TatE family subunit, with amino-acid sequence MFSVGWSELFLIFIVALFLLGPKELPVALRYCMKVFRYFSKLFSGLKGDIQKFVDEADPEKPVSFKELVVSDIKREELGDFAQYYDWDENGKMIVKSDDLAAVAKPKVKKAKRINQEISHDG; translated from the coding sequence GTGTTCTCCGTCGGATGGTCAGAACTTTTTCTTATTTTTATTGTGGCTCTCTTTTTGTTAGGGCCCAAAGAACTTCCTGTTGCTCTTAGATATTGCATGAAAGTTTTCAGGTATTTTTCTAAATTATTCAGTGGGTTGAAGGGAGATATTCAGAAGTTTGTTGACGAGGCTGATCCTGAAAAACCAGTTTCATTTAAAGAGTTAGTGGTCTCTGATATTAAGCGTGAAGAGCTTGGTGATTTTGCGCAGTATTATGACTGGGATGAGAATGGCAAGATGATTGTTAAGTCAGATGATCTGGCTGCCGTTGCCAAACCAAAGGTGAAAAAAGCAAAGCGCATCAATCAGGAGATATCTCATGACGGATGA
- the tatA gene encoding twin-arginine translocase TatA/TatE family subunit: MSIGIWQVILVLCIVMILFGAGKLPKVMGDFAKGIKAFKKGLHEDDEDDSKIIPIESRPQKSKKTAKKAS, from the coding sequence ATGAGTATCGGTATTTGGCAAGTGATTTTGGTTTTGTGTATCGTTATGATCCTCTTTGGTGCAGGGAAATTACCAAAAGTGATGGGTGATTTTGCGAAAGGTATTAAAGCATTCAAAAAAGGCCTTCATGAAGATGATGAAGATGATTCAAAGATTATACCTATTGAATCCAGACCTCAAAAATCGAAGAAGACAGCGAAAAAGGCATCATAA
- a CDS encoding site-2 protease family protein codes for MDQMVLYNISVWALPVLFAITLHEAAHGYAAFKLGDPTAYVLGRISLNPLRHVDFFGTILVPLFLAFTHSPFLFGWAKPVPVDARKFKKPREQMALVAIAGPGVNIILAIISALMMRVLHVMDGAFANWLMINFKNSLIINVILAVFNMLPILPLDGGRVINGLLPRELANRYEQTESYGFFLVIFLLLILPMIGGAFGVNLNFVGAYIQTVSAFIIDLIAILTGQS; via the coding sequence ATGGATCAGATGGTTCTGTATAATATTTCAGTATGGGCATTGCCTGTGCTTTTCGCAATTACGTTGCATGAGGCAGCTCACGGATATGCGGCTTTTAAATTAGGAGATCCAACCGCTTATGTTTTAGGGCGTATTTCACTGAACCCGCTGAGACACGTTGATTTTTTTGGGACCATACTTGTTCCTTTATTCTTGGCTTTCACCCATTCTCCTTTTTTGTTTGGATGGGCAAAGCCTGTTCCTGTTGATGCGCGCAAATTTAAAAAACCCCGTGAGCAAATGGCATTAGTCGCGATTGCAGGGCCTGGGGTGAATATCATTCTTGCGATTATTTCAGCCCTTATGATGCGTGTTTTGCATGTGATGGATGGGGCTTTTGCCAATTGGCTCATGATCAATTTTAAAAACTCTCTGATTATTAATGTGATATTGGCCGTGTTCAATATGCTGCCTATTTTACCATTGGATGGTGGGCGTGTGATTAATGGCCTGCTGCCTAGAGAGCTTGCCAATCGTTATGAACAAACTGAGTCATACGGTTTTTTTCTGGTGATTTTTTTGCTCTTGATCTTGCCAATGATTGGCGGTGCTTTTGGCGTGAATTTAAACTTTGTAGGTGCTTATATTCAAACAGTGAGTGCATTCATTATTGATTTGATTGCCATTTTGACAGGTCAGAGTTAA